A stretch of Nitrospira sp. DNA encodes these proteins:
- a CDS encoding DUF3391 domain-containing protein, translating into MSTTKRISIDEVTPGMFILDVNLPWYRTPFLFHSRVIEDLKAIQQMKDHGITTVMIDTSKGRDVADVTNDPVRPSTPAEPAADTSAQQLQPQTSAEAVYSEAHEAVDRIFADLERGLPPTPAKTKAIVERVLAHVLDRPDTMIAQGIIQKMRDFDRSLAAHALDVCILALVVAVEQGVDPALYDHVGAGALLHDVGYVRLPRNLVRKRSDCTEPERRLLQKHPQLGVSLLREHTAFPEDVLRIVQEHHEYANGSGYPSGISATSLSPLAQLVGIVNFYDSLVCRRGGRPAMNPHDAIRQLFLAGEQQLYAKSLVETVIRSIGVYPVGSLVRLNTGEQAIVVGANPTQRLKPQVRIIGGPQGESYTNPERIDLAMPGQYGVTRTILRVLDPMQERVNVSLYLSDVANRLAS; encoded by the coding sequence ATGAGTACAACCAAGCGTATTTCCATCGATGAAGTGACCCCGGGTATGTTCATTCTCGACGTGAACCTGCCGTGGTACCGAACCCCCTTCCTGTTTCATTCCCGTGTCATTGAAGATCTCAAAGCGATCCAGCAGATGAAGGATCATGGCATCACCACTGTCATGATCGATACGAGCAAAGGCCGGGATGTGGCCGATGTGACCAATGACCCGGTTCGACCTTCGACGCCCGCTGAACCGGCGGCAGACACCTCCGCCCAGCAGTTGCAACCCCAGACCTCGGCCGAAGCGGTGTATAGCGAGGCGCATGAGGCCGTCGACCGCATCTTTGCCGATCTGGAACGCGGTCTGCCTCCGACTCCGGCCAAAACGAAAGCGATCGTCGAGCGGGTCTTGGCACATGTGCTCGACCGGCCTGACACGATGATCGCACAAGGGATCATCCAGAAAATGCGCGACTTCGACCGTTCTCTCGCCGCGCACGCCCTCGATGTCTGCATCCTCGCGCTCGTGGTGGCCGTTGAACAGGGAGTCGATCCCGCGCTCTACGATCATGTGGGGGCCGGCGCCCTCTTGCACGATGTGGGGTATGTGAGGCTTCCCCGCAATCTCGTACGAAAACGCTCCGACTGCACGGAACCGGAGCGCCGGCTTTTGCAGAAACACCCCCAATTGGGCGTGTCCTTGCTGAGGGAACACACGGCGTTTCCCGAAGATGTGCTGCGCATCGTGCAGGAACACCATGAGTATGCCAACGGCAGCGGCTACCCGAGCGGCATATCCGCGACGTCACTGTCTCCTCTGGCTCAACTGGTCGGCATCGTCAATTTCTATGACAGCCTCGTCTGCCGGCGCGGCGGGCGCCCGGCCATGAACCCGCACGATGCCATCCGGCAACTCTTCCTCGCCGGCGAACAACAGCTCTACGCCAAATCGCTGGTCGAGACCGTCATTCGCAGTATCGGGGTCTACCCTGTCGGCAGCCTGGTCCGCCTCAATACTGGCGAACAGGCCATCGTGGTTGGCGCCAATCCGACGCAACGGCTGAAACCGCAAGTCAGGATCATTGGCGGTCCGCAGGGAGAATCCTATACCAATCCCGAACGCATCGATCTAGCCATGCCCGGCCAGTACGGTGTGACACGAACAATTCTGCGTGTGCTCGATCCGATGCAAGAACGCGTGAATGTCTCCTTGTATTTAAGCGATGTCGCGAATCGGCTGGCTTCATGA
- a CDS encoding HD-GYP domain-containing protein gives MSTRIHIDQLRPGMRIEKLDRSWFATPFFRHRMTVTSGEQIEQLKASGVQTVEIANDAELAGPGETVSGHPQETSEDLGPVVAESPSKADPQTEVLPFEEELPAARVVYAAAKTVIQDAMNDVRMGRDINMDAVNQVVADMADSVLRNPDALTSLSRLKHFDEYTFFHSVNTSLLAISMGRNLGFVGEEIHQLGVGTLLHDIGKTKIPLEILNKPGKYEPHEFEIMKQHALRGAEVLSGTTDLPDCFLKPALEHHERVDGSGYPYQRTGDQLSQFGLISAVVDIYDAITSERCYHKAKPAHEALQFLYLISQKGHLDPRLVQRFIQVVGVYPVGSLVVLNTGELAVVGRLNHETPLTPVVIVVKGPGNVLLSQPETIDLAVQEKNTVRRTIVSVTDRATTGISPGIYLDSERA, from the coding sequence ATGTCCACTCGTATTCATATTGATCAGTTACGGCCCGGCATGCGCATCGAAAAATTAGATCGTTCCTGGTTTGCGACCCCCTTTTTCCGGCATCGGATGACCGTCACTTCGGGAGAGCAAATCGAGCAGCTCAAGGCCTCGGGTGTGCAAACGGTCGAAATTGCCAATGATGCCGAGCTGGCCGGGCCAGGCGAGACCGTGAGTGGGCACCCTCAAGAGACGTCAGAGGACTTAGGACCTGTTGTTGCCGAATCGCCAAGTAAAGCGGATCCCCAAACGGAAGTCCTCCCATTCGAAGAGGAGTTGCCGGCGGCGCGGGTTGTCTACGCGGCGGCGAAGACCGTCATTCAGGACGCGATGAACGATGTGCGGATGGGCCGCGATATCAATATGGATGCGGTGAATCAAGTCGTAGCCGACATGGCCGACAGTGTGTTGCGCAATCCCGATGCATTGACCAGTCTCTCGCGTCTCAAGCATTTTGACGAATATACGTTCTTTCACTCGGTGAATACGTCGTTGCTGGCCATTTCGATGGGCCGTAATCTCGGCTTTGTTGGGGAGGAGATTCATCAGCTGGGCGTCGGCACCTTGCTGCACGATATCGGAAAAACGAAGATTCCCCTGGAGATTCTAAATAAGCCGGGAAAGTACGAGCCGCATGAATTCGAAATCATGAAGCAGCACGCGCTGCGCGGAGCCGAGGTGCTGTCGGGTACGACAGATTTGCCGGATTGCTTCTTGAAGCCGGCGCTCGAGCATCATGAGCGCGTCGATGGCAGCGGCTATCCCTACCAGCGGACGGGGGATCAGCTCAGTCAGTTTGGGCTGATTTCCGCGGTGGTCGATATCTATGATGCCATTACGAGCGAGCGGTGCTACCATAAAGCCAAACCAGCTCACGAAGCGTTGCAATTTTTGTATCTCATTTCCCAGAAGGGCCATCTGGATCCACGTTTGGTTCAGCGGTTTATCCAGGTTGTCGGGGTGTATCCCGTCGGATCGTTAGTGGTGCTGAATACGGGAGAGTTGGCGGTGGTGGGTCGTCTCAATCATGAGACTCCGCTGACTCCGGTGGTGATCGTCGTCAAGGGGCCTGGAAATGTGCTGTTATCGCAGCCGGAAACGATTGACTTGGCCGTCCAAGAAAAGAACACGGTGCGGCGCACCATTGTCAGCGTGACAGATCGTGCCACGACGGGGATTTCACCCGGAATCTATCTTGACTCGGAGCGCGCATGA
- a CDS encoding flagellar brake protein — MNDISTMQPSPGAFMTVGLPLKLSLVLGEQQGIFGSALLGWKEHAWLICEWPSQIAHGTEIPRGTACSVSYEHAGQLVGYRSEIRDLVSAPVPLLFLAYPQIVESMHLRKYVRVSSREPVLLERAEGGMGHGGHRPSADMLGGILRDLSLGGCSVVLSQSHHWIKPGQKVRMAFELAGLGHVTNLTGIVKSADFHDSTCLVGIEFRFQEMEYIEYRGWGGSVQQAIQKWTSQKGAEHFSAW; from the coding sequence ATGAACGACATCTCGACGATGCAGCCATCGCCGGGCGCCTTTATGACGGTCGGCCTTCCGCTGAAATTATCGTTGGTGCTCGGTGAGCAGCAGGGCATCTTTGGGTCAGCGCTCCTGGGGTGGAAAGAGCATGCCTGGCTCATCTGTGAATGGCCATCGCAGATCGCGCATGGGACAGAGATTCCTCGCGGAACCGCGTGCAGTGTGAGCTATGAACATGCGGGGCAATTGGTCGGGTATCGGAGCGAGATTCGCGATCTTGTTTCGGCGCCTGTGCCGCTCCTGTTTCTCGCCTATCCGCAGATCGTCGAAAGCATGCACCTTCGGAAGTATGTGCGCGTGTCGTCGAGAGAGCCGGTACTGTTGGAGCGCGCGGAAGGCGGGATGGGCCATGGTGGACATCGTCCTTCTGCTGACATGCTCGGAGGGATTCTCAGAGATTTGAGTCTTGGGGGCTGCAGTGTGGTCCTGTCACAGTCGCATCACTGGATCAAGCCTGGCCAAAAAGTACGCATGGCCTTTGAACTGGCTGGATTGGGGCATGTCACAAATTTGACGGGTATTGTGAAAAGTGCGGATTTTCATGACAGCACCTGTCTTGTGGGGATCGAGTTTCGTTTTCAGGAAATGGAGTACATCGAATATCGCGGGTGGGGAGGGTCCGTCCAACAGGCGATTCAAAAGTGGACCAGTCAGAAAGGGGCTGAGCATTTTTCCGCTTGGTAG
- a CDS encoding DegT/DnrJ/EryC1/StrS family aminotransferase, which produces MKSSAASPATLNPRWCLAYDTIDQQDIDRLIAWLQTYPRLTKGPVTVEFESQWSKWLGVPHSIHCNSGSSANLLMYYTLLASGRLRNKKVDEPYIF; this is translated from the coding sequence ATGAAGAGCTCTGCCGCGTCGCCCGCCACCCTCAATCCGCGATGGTGTCTAGCCTACGACACCATCGATCAACAGGACATCGACCGGCTCATCGCTTGGCTCCAAACCTATCCGCGCCTGACGAAAGGCCCGGTGACCGTCGAATTCGAGTCACAGTGGTCCAAGTGGCTTGGAGTACCCCATTCGATTCATTGCAATTCCGGATCGTCCGCCAATCTCTTGATGTACTACACGCTGCTGGCTTCGGGACGGCTCCGGAATAAGAAGGTGGATGAGCCCTATATATTCTGA
- a CDS encoding glycosyltransferase: MKSLFVPWTLAQYLNGAHPLIVSVLDSLAGQVSIAGPQVNPMFDRSEFAAYYRRLEDEMQALTGVERDIVQRFVATRYHLSDAVAPPNSVGFHHTILPSLRYSSIVHFETPILFFWPEVSHGKFARGTSLVDHPFYPLIRASLAHLNIKKIVSHSATGLQYLRGLFPDPVIQDKTAYIPLMPFVQRSVERARQLPGGQPIPPTKGRRRILFTNSFHGESSSFWLRGGVTTLLAFHRVGAMIPLELVIVGLTPDDLPEEVMAIVRSPYVRQITRASESELQAYYDSADVMLLPSMGLHSMSITRAICSGCYVLCSDAPGAEEYVNDPAAGLILNGLARNRVYFDDAKASLLLDDYASVKQINVDNVDAVAEALHARLTAVPCRNQALSSSQYSDPHLMLRIAELFREVCAA, encoded by the coding sequence ATGAAATCCCTCTTCGTTCCATGGACGCTCGCGCAGTATCTGAATGGCGCACACCCATTGATTGTTAGTGTATTGGATAGCTTGGCTGGCCAGGTCAGCATCGCGGGGCCTCAGGTCAACCCCATGTTCGACCGCTCAGAGTTTGCAGCATATTACCGACGTCTGGAAGATGAGATGCAGGCCTTAACGGGTGTAGAGCGTGATATTGTCCAGCGCTTCGTCGCGACCAGGTATCATTTATCCGATGCCGTAGCACCACCAAATAGTGTTGGGTTTCATCACACCATTCTTCCATCTCTGCGGTATAGCAGCATCGTGCATTTCGAAACCCCAATTCTGTTCTTTTGGCCTGAGGTATCTCATGGAAAATTCGCCAGGGGCACCTCACTGGTAGATCATCCGTTTTATCCCCTGATCAGAGCATCGCTCGCACATTTAAATATTAAAAAGATCGTCTCGCATTCGGCTACCGGACTTCAGTACTTGCGAGGCTTGTTTCCCGATCCTGTCATTCAGGACAAGACTGCGTATATCCCGCTTATGCCATTCGTACAGCGGAGTGTTGAGCGGGCTAGGCAACTGCCTGGCGGGCAGCCGATCCCACCCACAAAGGGCAGGCGCCGGATTCTGTTCACGAATTCTTTTCATGGCGAGTCTTCCAGCTTTTGGCTGCGAGGCGGTGTCACAACCCTGTTGGCCTTTCACAGGGTAGGGGCAATGATTCCGCTGGAGCTAGTCATTGTCGGATTGACTCCAGATGATCTGCCGGAAGAGGTTATGGCGATCGTGCGTTCCCCCTACGTGCGGCAGATTACAAGAGCGTCAGAATCTGAGTTGCAAGCGTACTACGACAGTGCGGATGTGATGCTCTTGCCATCGATGGGGCTTCATTCCATGTCAATCACACGAGCGATTTGCAGTGGATGCTATGTGCTGTGTTCTGATGCGCCAGGGGCGGAAGAATATGTGAATGATCCGGCCGCCGGTCTGATCCTGAACGGACTCGCAAGGAACCGCGTGTACTTTGATGATGCTAAGGCAAGCCTGTTGCTGGACGATTATGCCTCGGTGAAGCAGATCAATGTTGACAATGTGGATGCGGTGGCGGAAGCCCTGCATGCCAGGCTCACGGCCGTGCCGTGCCGAAATCAGGCGCTGTCTTCGTCTCAATATTCTGATCCGCACTTGATGCTGCGGATAGCGGAACTCTTTCGGGAGGTGTGCGCGGCATGA